The Prunus persica cultivar Lovell chromosome G8, Prunus_persica_NCBIv2, whole genome shotgun sequence genome includes a region encoding these proteins:
- the LOC18768962 gene encoding dehydrin ERD10 has protein sequence MADHYPKETKESQSPTKVGEEGQGCGMFDFLKKKENEKPHQEQEQHKHTLAEKLHHHGGDSSSSSSDEEGGEKKKKGLKGKIKEKKSGKKEEGDAYHASVPVEKTHDIENGAPHADDKKGFIEKIKEKLPGQQKEAEHGAHAEYHAMDDHSHEAEPKKGILEKIKDKLPGGHKNEEEKPKEY, from the exons ATGGCAGATCATTACCCAAAAGAGACCAAGGAGAGTCAGAGTCCCACCAAGGTAGGAGAGGAAGGTCAAGGTTGTGGGATGTTTGAtttcttgaagaagaaggaaaatgagAAGCCCCACCAGGAGCAGGAGCAACATAAGCACACTCTTGCCGAAAAGCTCCACCACCATGGTGGCGACTCTAGCTCG TCCAGCAGTGACGAAGAAggtggagagaagaagaagaagggactGAAGGGCAAGATCAAGGAGAAGAAATCAGGCAAAAAGGAAGAGGGAGATGCTTACCACGCATCAGTTCCAGTCGAGAAAACCCATGATATCGAAAATGGAGCGCCACATGCAGATGATAAGAAGGGCTTTAtagagaaaatcaaagaaaagctTCCTGGACAACAGAAGGAGGCTGAACATGGTGCTCATGCAGAGTATCATGCTATGGATGACCATTCCCATGAAGCTGAGCCTAAAAAGGGAATCTTGGAGAAGATCAAAGACAAGCTCCCTGGAGGTCACAAGAATGAAGAGGAGAAGCCAAAGGAGTATTAG
- the LOC18766928 gene encoding lysine histidine transporter-like 8: MADLEEVDLGTKSRPDLSQEPSFSNFTRNSSTESAQVIPIIISPPEKETITPTDWAGGEINPQDAWLPITESRKGSTYSAIYHVLASGIGLQALLLPIAFSTFGWVYGTIFLSLAFSWQLYTLWLLVQLHESESGTRYSRYVHLAVTAFGPKLGKLLTIFPVMYLSGGMCVQLIIIGGGTIQLLIRTMCKDGATCNAKPLTGTECYLVFMCMAIVVAQCFPNLNSIARVSFIGTITAIVYCTMIWALSIGKGRPRDISYDPLPLESTIATYGSILNALGIIFLAFRGHNVILEIQGTLPSSPKHPSHKRMWSGVTMSYGLIAMCLFPLAIGGYWAYGNKEPFSNGAILKAISQFHGHNTSQYVLGLIYIIIVINCLTTYQIYGMVVFDNMEIRYTSRKKERCPRWLRIVIRLLFGGLTFFIAVAFPFLGSLSPLIGGFTSVPLTYAYPCFMWIAIKKPCLHGGMWCTNVALGCFGLFLSLLFVAAAAWNLAVNGLNANFFKP, from the exons ATGGCAGACTTGGAGGAAGTGGATCTTGGAACAAAATCCAGGCCAGATTTGTCCCAGGAGCCTTCTTTTAGCAATTTCACTAGAAATTCGTCGACGGAGTCTGCCCAAGTCATCCCCATCATAATTAGTCCCCCAGAGAAAGAAACCATCACACCAACAGATTGGGCAGGTGGTGAGATCAATCCCCAGGATGCTTGGCTCCCCATCACAGAGTCTAGAAAAGGCAGCACATATTCTGCTATATATCATGTACTTGCTTCAGGCattggacttcaagcccttctCCTACCTATTGCATTTTCCACTTTCGGATG GGTATATGGAACCATATTCTTGTCACTAGCATTCTCATGGCAGCTCTACACCCTATGGCTCCTCGTGCAGCTGCATGAATCTGAATCTGGAACTCGGTATAGTCGATACGTGCACCTTGCAGTGACTGCCTTTG gTCCAAAGCTAGGAAAGTTGCTAACTATATTCCCTGTGATGTATCTATCAGGGGGTATGTGTGTGCAGCTAATTATCATAGGAGGTGGAACCATACAGCTTTTGATCAGAACAATGTGCAAGGATGGGGCAACCTGCAATGCCAAGCCATTGACTGGTACAGAATGTTATTTGGTGTTCATGTGTATGGCTATTGTTGTGGCTCAATGCTTTCCCAACTTGAACTCCATAGCTAGAGTCTCATTTATTGGAACCATCACAGCCATTGTATATTGTACCATGATTTGGGCTCTTTCGATCGGCAAGGGCAGGCCCCGTGACATATCGTACGACCCTCTTCCTCTGGAGTCCACCATCGCTACATACGGCAGTATACTGAATGCACTTGGTATAATTTTTCTTGCATTCAGAGGTCACAATGTCATCCTGGAGATTCAG GGGACATTGCCATCAAGTCCAAAACACCCTTCTCATAAGAGAATGTGGAGTGGAGTTACAATGTCTTATGGGCTCATAGCCATGTGTTTGTTTCCTCTGGCCATAGGTGGATATTGGGCTTATGGAAACAAG GAACCCTTTAGTAATGGAGCTATACTAAAAGCAATTTCACAATTCCATGGACATAACACATCACAATATGTGCTAGGACTAATTTACATAATAATCGTGATTAACTGCTTAACGACATACCAAATATACGGCATGGTAGTTTTCGACAACATGGAGATACGGTACACCagtagaaagaaagagagatgcCCAAGATGGCTTCGCATAGTTATTCGCCTTTTGTTCGGAGGATTGACATTCTTTATAGCAGTGGCATTTCCATTTCTAGGAAGCCTATCACCTCTAATTGGAGGGTTCACATCAGTACCCTTGACATATGCTTATCCATGTTTCATGTGGATTGCAATTAAGAAACCATGTCTACATGGTGGAATGTGGTGTACCAACGTTGCACTCGGATGCTTTGGCCTGTTTTTGAGCCTTCTTTTTGTTGCTGCAGCAGCTTGGAATTTAGCTGTTAATGGCCTAAATGCCAACTTCTTCAAGCCTTAA
- the LOC18767880 gene encoding GDSL esterase/lipase At5g33370 yields the protein MENKSWVGLLVLCLAIAVVGLAEAGVPAIFILGDSTADVGTNNFLPGSMARADFPHNGVDFPFSRATGRFSNGLNSADFLSKQFGLKRSPRPFLSLNTTSLHKKSFRGVNFASGGSGLLDITGRTMLTLMKFGKERIPFGAPFFNRKNVITLSEQIQQLSLVKSNLAAIKGQRLTEKLISKSLFFISTGSNDLFGYYHSNTSFSEEAFLSSLELAYEKHLKSLIDLGARKFGIISVAPIGCCPSQRIYNTTGGCLEDLNDLAIAFHARLDALLFKLSSEHKSIKYSLGNAFEMTINVIQYPLAFNFTQVEAACCGAGKLNAESFCSPKAKLCPNRNNYLFWDLFHPTQAASKLAAVTLYNGGPQFVYPINFAQLAKA from the exons ATGGAAAACAAATCATGGGTTGGTCTTCTAGTTCTATGTTTGGCTATAGCTGTTGTTGGTTTAGCAGAAGCAGGTGTGCCTGCAATCTTCATACTAGGGGACTCAACTGCTGATGTTGGCACCAACAACTTCTTGCCTGGTAGCATGGCAAGGGCTGACTTTCCCCACAATGGCGTTGACTTTCCTTTCTCAAGAGCCACTGGAAGGTTCAGCAATGGCCTTAACAGTGCTGATTTTCTCT CTAAGCAATTCGGTCTTAAGAGAAGCCCGCggccttttctttctctcaacACTACATCTCTTCACAAGAAGAGCTTTAGAGGTGTGAACTTTGCTTCTGGAGGGTCTGGCCTTCTTGACATAACAGGACGAACAATG CTGACTTTGATGAAGTTTGGAAAAGAGAGAATTCCATTTGGTGCCCCATTCTTCAATCGAAAAAATGTTATCACATTATCAGAGCAGATACAGCAACTTTCTCTTGTCAAGAGCAATCTTGCTGCCATCAAAGGGCAAAGGTTAACTGAGAAGTTGATCTCAAAGTCTTTGTTCTTCATCAGCACGGGTAGCAATGACTTGTTTGGATATTACCATTCAAACACTTCCTTCTCCGAGGAAGCTTTCCTATCGTCTTTAGAACTTGCTTATGAGAAGCACTTGAAG AGTTTGATCGATCTTGGAGCGAGAAAGTTTGGCATTATCAGCGTTGCCCCGATTGGATGCTGTCCATCTCAGAGGATTTACAATACTACTGGGGGGTGTTTGGAAGATTTGAACGATCTCGCAATCGCTTTTCATGCAAGGTTGGATGCCCTCTTGTTCAAGCTCAGCTCAGAACATAAGAGCATCAAGTACTCACTTGGAAATGCATTTGAGATGACAATAAATGTCATTCAGTACCCTCTTGCATTCA aTTTTACTCAAGTGGAAGCTGCGTGTTGCGGAGCTGGGAAGCTCAATGCTGAATCCTTCTGTAGTCCAAAAGCCAAACTTTGCCCGAATCGCAACAATTACTTGTTCTGGGATCTATTTCATCCAACACAGGCTGCTTCTAAGTTAGCAGCCGTAACCCTCTACAATGGTGGACCACAATTCGTATACCCGATTAATTTCGCTCAGTTGGCCAAGGCTTAA
- the LOC18768768 gene encoding coiled-coil domain-containing protein 124: MPKKMGVNSKAEEARARKSSTEAERKEREAREKEEQYWREAEGSKSRAAKKREEEAEKRAEAAARKAEARRLAELEEKELEKAVKKPDKKVGRVGIPVPKVTEAELRKQKEAEQAALEKKSNEVKKKQSRTAEEEEYERMVAVENRNRDDSIIEARSVEEAVAKMTVAESLPVDRHPERRLKASFKAFEEAELPILKEEKPGLTHNQYKDMIWKLWKKSPDNPLNQVAE; the protein is encoded by the exons ATGCCGAAGAAGATGGGTGTGAACAGCAAGGCGGAGGAGGCTAGGGCTCGGAAGAGCTCGACCGAAGCCGAGCGCAAGGAGCGCGAGGCGCGAGAGAAGGAGGAGCAGTACTGGCGCGAAGCCGAGGGCAGCAAGTCTCGCGCGGCCAAGAAGCGCGAGGAAGAAGCCGAGAAGCGAGCTGAGGCCGCTGCTCGCAAAGCCGAGGCGCGCCGATTGGCGGAGCTGGAGGAGAAGGAGCTCGAGAAGGCGGTAAAGAAGCCCGATAAGAAGGTCGGACGAGTAGGGATCCCGGTTCCGAAGGTCACCGAGGCGGAGCTGAGGAAGCAGAAGGAGGCGGAGCAGGCGGCGTTGGAGAAAAAGTCGAATgaggtgaagaagaagcagagccGTACGGCCGAGGAGGAGGAGTATGAGAGGATGGTGGCGGTGGAGAATAGGAATCGGGACGATTCGATCATCGAGGCGAGGTCGGTAGAGGAGGCGGTTGCGAAGATGACGGTGGCAGAGAGCTTGCCGGTGGATCGGCATCCGGAGAGGAGGCTCAAGGCGTCGTTTAAG GCTTTTGAAGAAGCTGAGCTCCCAATTCTCAAGGAAGAGAAACCAGGTCTTACTCACAATCAATACAAGGACATGATTTGGAAGCTATGGAAGAAATCTCCCGATAATCCTCTAAATCAG GTTGCTGAGTGA
- the LOC18767263 gene encoding uncharacterized protein LOC18767263, translating to MHAKSDSEVTSVEQSTPPRSPRRPIYYVQSPSNHDVEKMSYGSSPAGSPGHHFYHCSPIHHSRESSTSRFSASLKNPRSLSAWRKLQRGEEVEESDDDDDENDTGFWKGGPGRSVRLYFCFALLFVVLFTAFSLILWGASKAYEPQVIVKSIVFESFDIQAGSDRTGVPTDMLSLNSTVRIHYRNPATFFGVHVTSTPLELHYYQLKVASGQIENFYQARKTHRTIRTVVLGSQVALYGGVSVVQDVSENLRRQRVAVPLNLTFVVRSRAYILGKLVKSKFYERIRCSVTLRGSNLGKHSNLTNSCVYE from the exons ATGCACGCGAAGTCGGATTCGGAGGTGACGAGCGTGGAGCAGTCCACGCCTCCGCGATCGCCGCGCAGGCCGATTTACTACGTGCAGAGCCCGTCGAACCACGACGTGGAGAAGATGTCGTACGGCTCGAGTCCGGCCGGGTCGCCTGGGCACCACTTCTACCACTGCTCGCCCATCCACCACTCGCGCGAGTCCTCCACATCGCGCTTCTCAGCCTCTCTCAAGAACCCCCGCAGCCTCTCCGCCTGGCGGAAGCTGCAGCGCGGCGAGGAAGTCGAAGAAtccgacgacgacgacgacgaaaATGACACCGGTTTCTGGAAAGGAGGCCCCGGCCGCAGCGTCAGGTTGTACTTCTGCTTCGCGCTGCTGTTCGTTGTACTCTTCACGGCGTTCTCGCTGATCCTGTGGGGCGCCAGCAAGGCTTATGAGCCGCAGGTCATCGTCAAG aGTATTGTGTTCGAGAGTTTTGACATACAAGCGGGGAGCGACAGGACGGGGGTGCCGACGGATATGCTGTCGTTGAATTCGACGGTCAGGATTCATTACAGAAATCCGGCGACATTCTTTGGCGTTCACGTCACGTCGACGCCGCTGGAGCTTCACTACTACCAGCTCAAAGTGGCGTCCGGACAG ATTGAAAACTTTTACCAAGCAAGGAAGACGCATCGGACAATAAGGACAGTGGTGCTAGGGTCCCAAGTGGCTCTTTATGGTGGAGTTTCAGTTGTTCAAGATGTTAGCGAAAATCTCCGGAGACAGAGAGTGGCCGTGCCGCTGAATCTGACGTTCGTTGTGAGGTCAAGAGCCTACATTCTGGGAAAACTAGTGAAGTCCAAGTTTTATGAGAGAATCAGATGCTCTGTCACTCTTAGAGGAAGCAATCTAGGCAAGCACTCTAATTTGACAAATTCTTGTGTCTATGAATGA
- the LOC18768314 gene encoding signal recognition particle 43 kDa protein, chloroplastic, protein MDALFVNQCSISGLKLAPKLTTTPFPSQSLHRLKPTSKPNLTSASVIQNQQSQSLETQKPFPFSDDNEDKPDDESYGEVDKIIGSRALEGGKGMEYLISWKDGHAPSWVPSDFIAKDVVAEYESPWWTAAKKADESALSQLIAAEDDWRDIDAVDGDGRTALIFVSGLGSEQCVRVLVDAGADLNHRDNGGGLTALHMAAGYVRPGVVKLLVELGADPEVEDDRGRKPLDLAKEVLKTTPQGNPMHFARRLGLESVIRELEGAIFEYAEVQELLEKRGKGDRVEYLVKWKDGGDNEWVNAKLIDEDLVRDFEAGLEYAVAEGVVGKRVGDEGTMEYLVKWTDIDEATWEPEENVDPDLIKEFEEAQNVSGPGSVEEAQLRK, encoded by the coding sequence ATGGACGCTCTCTTCGTCAACCAGTGCTCCATCTCCGGCCTGAAGCTCGCCCCAAAGCTCACAACCACCCCCTTCCCTTCCCAATCTCTTCACCGCCTCAAACCCACGTCCAAGCCCAACCTCACATCCGCCTCCGTTATCCAGAACCAGCAAAGCCAATCCCTCGAAACCCAGAAACCATTTCCGTTCTCAGACGACAATGAAGACAAACCAGACGACGAGTCGTACGGCGAGGTCGACAAGATCATCGGAAGCAGAGCACTGGAGGGCGGCAAGGGCATGGAGTATTTGATTTCGTGGAAAGACGGTCATGCCCCTTCGTGGGTCCCATCGGATTTCATAGCCAAAGACGTGGTGGCGGAGTACGAGAGCCCGTGGTGGACCGCCGCCAAGAAAGCCGACGAGTCGGCGCTGAGCCAGCTCATAGCCGCGGAGGACGACTGGCGCGACATCGACGCCGTGGACGGAGACGGCCGCACGGCTCTCATCTTCGTCTCGGGTCTCGGGTCGGAGCAGTGCGTTCGGGTATTGGTGGACGCCGGAGCCGACTTGAACCACCGCGATAACGGCGGGGGACTAACCGCGTTGCATATGGCGGCAGGGTACGTCCGGCCAGGTGTCGTGAAGTTATTGGTAGAGCTGGGTGCGGATCCCGAGGTGGAGGATGACAGGGGACGGAAGCCGTTGGATTTGGCTAAGGAGGTACTTAAGACGACGCCGCAGGGTAACCCGATGCATTTCGCTAGAAGGTTGGGGCTGGAGAGTGTGATTAGGGAGCTTGAAGGGGCAATATTCGAGTACGCGGAGGTGCAGGAGTTGCTGGAGAAGAGAGGGAAGGGGGATCGCGTGGAATATTTGGTCAAATGGAAGGACGGTGGAGATAACGAGTGGGTCAACGCGAAGTTGATAGATGAGGATCTGGTGCGGGACTTCGAGGCTGGGCTCGAGTACGCCGTGGCGGAGGGTGTGGTGGGGAAGAGAGTTGGGGATGAAGGGACGATGGAGTACTTGGTGAAATGGACGGATATAGATGAGGCCACGTGGGAGCCGGAGGAGAATGTTGATCCTGATTTGATTAAGGAGTTTGAGGAGGCCCAGAATGTGAGTGGGCCGGGGAGTGTGGAGGAAGCCCAATTGAGAAAGTAG
- the LOC18766640 gene encoding PTI1-like tyrosine-protein kinase 1 gives MLSLRSSKAVKKKKRSIIVGLNSDSSSREMLLRLLISVVKAGDSVTAVHVQEADADAFDPNSFHTHEDLCKSKKVDFHVKVCITDSYVSELPYQVRISYATILVLGCSLSGPSLSAINTCLKGLPPSCTLLVMDTVGRILLEGQGTSQQGSVRAAALQSSQSFSSTYTFSDKKSNITPQLQKSLTIPAFSTGPSMRPTTRRALSAVNKMVEVSDSVAEKLFHKLALLEAEGSIRNFALQELRYATNNFNSAMVIGEGGHSKVYRAKLGDGQDAAVKVLKSSHCSAVDFFREVDLFSSMKHESIVQIIGFCNNKEVQAIVYNLLKGSLRQNLRQLRWSERMKVAIGVAKALDYLHHSHNPPIIHRDVKSSNILLSHNCEPILSDFGAAMFLQQASANTKAPFDVVGTFGYLAPEYMMYGKVDEKIDVYSYGVVLLELITGKEAIQTDQEIRESLVLWARSLMCSGIWERLIDPNLVEDYNKEEMEMMMIAARLCLMHSSSRRPTMKMILRFFEKPEHWLRMQRERDDFLNGIDLQGETAQP, from the exons ATGTTATCCCTCAGGTCCTCCAAGgcagtgaagaagaagaagaggtcaATTATTGTTGGTCTAAATTCAGATAGCTCCAGCAGAGAGATGCTACTTAGATTGCTCATTTCTGTTGTTAAAGCAGGGGACAGCGTAACAGCTGTTCATGTTCAAGAAGCAGATGCTGATGCTTTTGATCCAAACTCTTTCCACACCCATGAAGATCTCTGCAAGTCCAAGAAG GTGGATTTCCATGTAAAAGTCTGCATTACAGATTCATATGTTTCTGAATTACCCTATCAAGTGAGGATCAGCTATGCAACAATCCTTGTACTTGGTTGCAGCCTTTCAGG GCCAAGCCTTTCAGCTATCAATACTTGCTTGAAAGGGTTACCTCCCTCATGCACTCTTCTGGTAATGGATACTGTTGGAAGAATACTTTTGGAAGGGCAGGGGACTTCCCAACAAGGCTCTGTGAGGGCAGCAGCCCTGCAATCTTCTCAGTCATTTTCTTCAACCTACACTTTTTCtgataaaaaatcaaatatcacTCCCCAGTTGCAAAAGTCATTAACCATACCAGCTTTCTCTACGGGGCCATCAATGCGACCAACTACTAGACGAGCACTCTCTGCTGTAAATAAAATGGTGGAGGTTTCTGACTCGGTGGCTGAGAAACTGTTTCATAAATTGGCACTGTTAGAAGCAGAAGGGTCCATCAGGAATTTCGCACTGCAAGAGCTTCGTTATGCAACTAACAATTTCAACTCTGCCATGGTGATTGGAGAGGGTGGACATAGTAAGGTGTACCGTGCCAAACTTGGAGATGGTCAAGATGCTGCTGTGAAAGTCCTCAAATCCTCACACTGTTCTGCTGTGGATTTTTTTCGAGAAGTGGACTTGTTTTCAAGTATGAAACATGAGAGCATTGTTCAGATAATCGGGTTCTGCAATAACAAGGAGGTGCAAGCAATTGTGTATAATCTTTTAAAGGGAAGTTTGAGGCAGAATTTGAGACAACTTAGGTGGAGTGAGAGGATGAAAGTTGCAATTGGAGTGGCAAAGGCACTGGACTACCTTCATCATTCTCACAACCCTCCTATCATTCATAGGGATGTGAAGTCATCCAACATTCTCCTCTCCCACAATTGCGAACCGATT TTGTCGGATTTTGGAGCAGCTATGTTCCTTCAGCAAGCTTCAGCTAACACAAAGGCGCCATTTGATGTCGTTGGGACGTTTGGATACTTAGCCCCGGAGTACATGATGTATGGCAAGGTTGATGAGAAGATAGATGTGTACTCATATGGAGTGGTGCTCCTAGAACTCATCACTGGGAAAGAGGCTATTCAAACTGACCAGGAGATTCGTGAAAGCTTAGTGCTATGG GCAAGGTCCTTGATGTGCAGTGGCATATGGGAACGTCTAATTGATCCTAACTTGGTTGAAGACTATAACAAGGAAGAGATGGAAATGATGATGATTGCAGCGCGCCTCTGCCTTATGCATTCATCTTCTCGAAGGCCAACCATGAAGATG ATACTTAGGTTCTTTGAGAAGCCAGAGCACTGGTTAAGGATGCAAAGGGAAAgagatgattttctgaatggAATTGATTTACAAGGTGAAACAGCCCAGCCTTGA
- the LOC18768228 gene encoding L-ascorbate oxidase homolog: MLLQFLAAFLLVLGFAAAEDPYRFFDWNITYGDIYPLGVRQQGILINGQFPGPEIYSVTNDNLIINVHNSLPEPFLISWNGVQHRRNSYQDGVYGTTCPIPPGKNFTYTLQVKDQIGSFYYFPSLAFHKAAGGFGAIKILSRPRIPVPFPDPAGDYSILIGDWYKTDHKILKGILDRGHRLPFPDGIIINGRGPNGTYFTFDQGKTYRLRISNVGLQNSLNFRIQGHKLKLVEVEGTHTIQTTYDSLDIHVGQSYSVLVTADQAPQDYYIAVSTRFTSKVLTSTAVFHYSNSGRQVSGPIPAGPTTQTGWSLSQALSIRTNLTASGPRPNPQGSYHYGLVNVSRTIKLESSAAQVSGKQRYAVNSVSFIPADTPLKLADYFKIGGVFKVGSISDNPTGQKMYLDTSVMGADFRAFVEIVFQNHENIVQSWHLDGYSFWVVGMDGGKWTPASRNEYNLRDAVSRSTTQVYPKSWTAIYIALDNVGMWNLRTEFWARQYLGQQFYLRVYSPVESARDEYPIPRNALLCGRAAGRSTRP; this comes from the exons ATGCTGCTTCAATTTCTAGCAGCCTTTCTTCTGGTTCTGGGTTTTGCAGCTGCCGAGGATCCTTACAGGTTTTTCGACTGGAACATAACCTACGGGGACATATATCCACTCGGTGTTCGTCAACAG GGAATTCTCATCAATGGCCAGTTTCCAGGGCCGGAAATCTACTCCGTGACCAATGACAACCTCATTATCAATGTTCATAACAGCTTGCCGGAGCCTTTCCTTATTTCATG gaaTGGAGTTCAACATAGGAGGAATTCATACCAAGATGGAGTTTACGGCACCACATGCCCCATCCCACCAGGCAAGAACTTCACCTACACACTTCAAGTGAAGGACCAAATTGGAAGCTTCTACTACTTCCCATCTCTTGCCTTTCACAAGGCTGCTGGTGGCTTTGGAGCCATTAAAATCCTCAGCAGGCCCAGAATTCCAGTCCCATTCCCAGACCCAGCTGGTGATTACTCCATTCTTATTGGAGATTGGTACAAGACTGACCACaag ATATTGAAGGGCATTTTAGATCGTGGTCACAGGCTTCCCTTCCCAGATGGCATTATAATCAATGGACGTGGACCAAATGGAACATATTTCACATTTGACCaag GTAAAACTTACAGGCTTAGGATATCAAATGTTGGGCTCCAGAACTCTCTTAACTTCAGGATCCAGGGCCACAAATTGAAGCTGGTTGAAGTTGAAGGGACCCACACCATCCAGACCACCTATGATTCACTGGACATCCATGTGGGCCAGTCTTATTCTGTTCTCGTCACAGCAGATCAAGCCCCTCAGGACTATTACATTGCTGTCTCAACCCGTTTTACCAGCAAGGTCCTCACAAGCACTGCCGTCTTTCACTACAGCAACTCGGGCCGTCAAGTTTCCGGCCCAATTCCAGCTGGGCCCACAACCCAAACCGGCTGGTCTCTTAGCCAGGCTCTCTCCATTAG GACAAACCTAACAGCAAGTGGACCTAGGCCAAACCCACAAGGCTCCTACCACTATGGTCTTGTAAATGTGAGCAGGACAATCAAGCTAGAGAGCTCAGCAGCTCAAGTTAGTGGAAAACAGAGATATGCAGTGAACAGTGTGTCCTTTATCCCTGCAGACACGCCATTGAAGCTTGCAGACTACTTCAAGATTGGTGGGGTTTTTAAAGTTGGAAGCATCTCAGATAACCCTACTGGCCAAAAGATGTACCTTGACACTTCAGTCATGGGTGCTGATTTCAGAGCCTTTGTGGAGATTGTGTTTCAGAACCATGAGAACATTGTGCAGAGCTGGCACTTGGATGGATACTCTTTTTGGGTTGTTGG AATGGACGGAGGCAAATGGACACCAGCAAGCCGAAACGAATACAACCTTAGAGATGCAGTCTCAAGAAGCACCACCCAG GTTTATCCCAAGTCATGGACAGCTATATACATAGCACTAGACAATGTGGGTATGTGGAATTTGAGGACTGAGTTTTGGGCAAGGCAATACCTTGGACAACAATTTTACCTACGAGTCTACTCACCTGTGGAGTCTGCTAGGGATGAGTACCCAATTCCCAGAAATGCCCTTCTTTGTGGAAGGGCTGCTGGCAGAAGCACCAGACCTTAA